ATATACATCTGCCGGTACATTGAAGAATGTTTTCAATGTATGTTTCCCTTCTTCAGAAGAGAATTGTGATAATACCTGGAATGGTTTGTAAATGATAAAATAGCGATGCATACAAATGAAAATCTCCCGGTGAACCGGGAGATTTATTATATGGATGGGTTAGTAAGTACCGGGAAATAAATTTCCCTCCACAATATTAAAAATAATTTTTTCTATCTAAAAAAATATTCTAATAAATTTTATTCACATTTTTTTTATGTTATGGGGAAAAGCGATGGCTTATTTCATCGTTATGTGCAATGCGGAACCTGTTTTTATCTCCACCTTATGATAAACGCTTACTTGTTTTTATTTTTTTCATCTGCTGAAACATGCGCTGGCGTTGAGTTGTACGTTATGTGGTATGTTGAGTGATAACAACACATGTTGTTAACGGCATGTTTACTTCATAATCAGATTATGCATGCATTACAGTAAGAAAATCCATTGATGGAGCTGGTAACTGAAAATAATTTTTTGGCAAAAAGATCATTGAAATGGTTAAAAGGTGGTCTTAATATATCATAAAACATGAAACTGAAAGGAATAATACCCCATCGGTGTGCTGATCGTGCGTTACTTTTGCGAAAATTAATCGGTTATGAAATTTCCTGCTCCTGTTTCGGTTAAATGGATAGCCAATTTGATTGGTGCTGAGTTGGCTGGCAATACAGAAGGCATGGCTACTGGTATCAATGAGCTGCATAAAGTAGAACCAGGCGACCTGGTTTTCGTTGATCATCCCAAATACTACAACAAGTGTCTGTATTCTGAAGCCACTTTTATTATCATAAATCAAAAAACTGAGTGTCCTGAAGGTAAAGCGTTACTGATTGTTGATAATCCGTTTGAAGCGTATCAAACTATAGTACGTCACTTTCGGCCCTTTAAACCCGCTGTTAAGCCAATCAGCGATTCGGCAACCATCGGGGAGGGCACATATATAGCGCCTAACGTTTATATCGGTCATGAAGTTAGCATTGGTAAGGATTGTTTTATCGGCCCCAACGTTACCATCATGGACCACTGCGTTATTGGTGATAATGTTATCATCCAGGCGGGAACCGTAATAGGGTCAGATGCTTTTTATTACAATACCAAAAAAGACCGGGCGGTATGGTACAGGAAAATGGAAAGCTGTGGAAGGGTAGTTATTGAAAGCGATGTGGAGATCGGTGCCGGTTGCACCATCGATCGTGGTGTATCGCACGATACCCGGCTTGGCCGGGGCAGCAAGCTTGATAATATGGTTCATATTGGTCACGATACGGTTTTAGGTGCAAACTGTTTGCTGGCTGCGCAGGTTGGCATAGCGGGCGCTACAACGCTTGGTAACGGGGTTATTCTCTGGGGCCAGGTGGGCATTTCAAAAACTTTATCTATTGGTGATAATGCGGTTGTACTGGCGCAAAGTGGTGTGGGTGGTACACTGGAAGGGGGTAAGGTTTATTTTGGTTCACCGGCAGAGGACGCCAGTACAAAAAAGCGGGAACTGGTTTGGGTGAAAAGGATACCGGAGATCTGGGAGAAGATAAAAGGAAATAAGTAATTCAATAAAGTGAATGACCTGTAAGGTCCGCCATAGAGTCTAAAACAATTAGAATGCTATGCGGCCCTTGACAGGTCATTCTTCATTTTTAAATATGTCATTTAAACCTGTCAGGTGCAATTAAGCCTGATATTAAGGCAAACTCAAATGATGCAGCTTACAGGTTTTATTTAAACTTCGAAAGGAACTCATCCTTCTTGCGCATAGATACTTCAATAGTAGTACCATCATCCATTTCGATGGTGCCGCCGCGGCCCCGGTTGTATTTTTTTATAAAATAGTGGTTGATAATGTACGATTGGTGCACGCGGCTAAAGTTTTCAAAGGGAAGAATGTCTTCAAATTCCTTTAACGTGCGCGAAACCATTATTTTCTGCTGATCCTGCATATACACAAACGTATAACTGCCTCTTGCTTCC
The Niastella koreensis GR20-10 genome window above contains:
- a CDS encoding UDP-3-O-(3-hydroxymyristoyl)glucosamine N-acyltransferase, with the translated sequence MKFPAPVSVKWIANLIGAELAGNTEGMATGINELHKVEPGDLVFVDHPKYYNKCLYSEATFIIINQKTECPEGKALLIVDNPFEAYQTIVRHFRPFKPAVKPISDSATIGEGTYIAPNVYIGHEVSIGKDCFIGPNVTIMDHCVIGDNVIIQAGTVIGSDAFYYNTKKDRAVWYRKMESCGRVVIESDVEIGAGCTIDRGVSHDTRLGRGSKLDNMVHIGHDTVLGANCLLAAQVGIAGATTLGNGVILWGQVGISKTLSIGDNAVVLAQSGVGGTLEGGKVYFGSPAEDASTKKRELVWVKRIPEIWEKIKGNK